A DNA window from Undibacterium sp. YM2 contains the following coding sequences:
- the murJ gene encoding murein biosynthesis integral membrane protein MurJ, producing MNLLRTLASISGMTMLSRITGLVRDVLIATRFGADAYTDIFNIAFRIPNLLRRMFAEGAFSQAFVPILAEYKNNKGDEATKKLIDHVSTVMTWVLVLTCILGIAGAPILLYFFAEGYKDKPQIFDMAVVMTRIMFPYIGFMSMVALAGGILNTWREFKVPAFTPVLYNLSSIAGSLFLAPYLEKPIYALAIAVFVGGVLQLVAQVPSLIRVGMLPTISWRVGTAWQDEGLRRIMRNMVPAILAVSATQISIAINTSLASKLAPGSVTWLANADRLMEFPTALLGVALGTILLPGLSKAHTDGDTVEYSALLDWGLRLTFLLALPAAVGLATIPDALTSTLYHHNKYDGHAVQMTSNALIAYGIGLLGLIVVKILAPGFYGKQDIRTPVKIAVAVMLVTQALNYVFVPYLAHAGLALSVGLGACVNAIFLYTGLRKRGIYQPQKGWLLFLIKLVAALVLMAGVALWTSAQFDWLGMRHTPVLRAACLALVLLACASTYFAALALMGFRPRDFKKVTRV from the coding sequence ATGAATCTATTAAGAACCCTTGCCTCCATCAGTGGCATGACCATGCTGTCGCGGATTACCGGGCTGGTACGTGACGTATTGATTGCTACCCGTTTCGGGGCCGACGCCTATACCGATATATTCAATATCGCTTTCCGCATTCCCAATCTTTTACGCCGCATGTTTGCCGAAGGCGCGTTCTCGCAAGCCTTTGTGCCCATCCTTGCCGAATACAAGAACAATAAGGGTGATGAAGCTACCAAGAAATTGATTGATCATGTCTCTACTGTCATGACATGGGTCTTGGTGTTGACTTGCATACTGGGCATCGCTGGCGCGCCGATTTTGCTTTATTTTTTTGCCGAAGGTTATAAAGACAAGCCACAGATCTTTGACATGGCGGTGGTGATGACCCGCATCATGTTCCCGTATATCGGTTTTATGTCCATGGTTGCGCTGGCGGGCGGGATATTGAATACCTGGCGTGAATTCAAGGTGCCTGCCTTTACGCCGGTTTTATACAATTTGTCTTCGATAGCTGGTTCGTTGTTCCTCGCACCTTATCTTGAAAAACCAATTTATGCACTGGCTATTGCCGTTTTTGTTGGTGGCGTTTTGCAACTGGTGGCGCAGGTACCCTCATTAATCAGGGTAGGCATGCTGCCGACGATTAGCTGGCGTGTAGGTACGGCCTGGCAGGACGAGGGCTTGCGCCGCATCATGCGCAATATGGTGCCCGCCATTCTGGCTGTGTCGGCAACACAGATCAGCATCGCCATCAATACCAGCCTGGCATCCAAACTTGCGCCGGGCAGTGTAACCTGGCTGGCAAATGCTGACAGACTGATGGAATTTCCAACGGCCTTGCTGGGAGTAGCCCTGGGTACCATCCTCCTGCCAGGCCTTTCCAAGGCACATACAGATGGTGACACGGTCGAATATTCCGCCTTGCTGGACTGGGGCTTGCGCCTGACTTTTTTGCTGGCCTTGCCTGCGGCTGTCGGCCTGGCAACCATACCAGATGCGCTGACATCAACCCTGTATCATCACAATAAATACGATGGCCATGCCGTGCAAATGACATCCAATGCCCTGATTGCCTATGGTATTGGTTTGCTCGGACTCATCGTCGTCAAGATTCTGGCACCGGGTTTTTACGGTAAGCAGGATATACGCACACCCGTAAAAATCGCTGTGGCTGTCATGCTGGTGACACAGGCTTTAAACTATGTATTCGTACCTTATCTTGCTCATGCTGGTCTGGCCTTGTCTGTTGGCCTGGGGGCCTGCGTGAATGCGATTTTCTTGTATACAGGCTTGCGCAAACGCGGTATTTACCAGCCGCAAAAGGGTTGGCTGCTTTTCCTCATTAAACTTGTTGCTGCACTGGTCTTGATGGCCGGTGTGGCCTTGTGGACTTCAGCGCAATTCGATTGGTTAGGCATGCGCCATACTCCTGTCTTGCGTGCTGCCTGCCTGGCGCTGGTGCTGTTGGCTTGTGCCAGCACCTATTTTGCCGCATTGGCACTCATGGGTTTCAGACCCAGGGATTTCAAGAAAGTGACCAGAGTTTG